A DNA window from Arachis hypogaea cultivar Tifrunner chromosome 18, arahy.Tifrunner.gnm2.J5K5, whole genome shotgun sequence contains the following coding sequences:
- the LOC112772730 gene encoding uncharacterized protein isoform X5 codes for MKMMKHARMSHDMPKQKRYKNLLKAAAANSSQDKSIVVANSSGDKSAASNASQVKSAAAANSSRETSAATNFSRDKLAAAANSSRDKSAASNSSQDKSAASNSSRDKSAAASSSRDKSAAASSSRDKSAAAASSSRDKSVASNSSEHPSEPKRKHGRESKHHWTVDAIAIGEAAGLLAGVCGQLATDCVAFPISFEKWSDIPASFFENQWNIFFLARFYFKVSDNLAKRFMLQSLGKKWREHRIKLWNDFYDPRLSKTEIINNAPEDIAPDQWALFVEYRLKPETQKLCKRNQEIRQKQIIPHTSGAKSIARRRAELTEETGKEVSRVQMWDITHKKIDESYVNEKAKEIAEKIEAHSSQQPMESTVNSPLDALRVVFGKEHPGRVRGLGMGAVPTIAFKNNTTRISQMNLGSSNDVGTSSTCGPNVQEELDAVKAQLQVSYIASKEGGKIPIQLAGMFPTQQVSQGLDQESEIPSPKELGSRSSGASNKEA; via the exons ATGAAGATGATGAAGCATGCGAGAATGAGCCATG ATATGCCAAAGCAAAAGAGGTACAAGAATCTACTTAAAGCAGCAGCTGCAAATTCTTCACAAGACAAGTCAATTGTAGTTGCAAATTCATCCGGAGACAAGTCGGCAGCTTCAAATGCATCACAAGTCAAGTCCGCAGCAGCTGCAAATTCCTCTCGAGAGACATCGGCAGCTACAAATTTCTCCCGAGACAAGTTGGCAGCAGCTGCAAATTCCTCCCGAGACAAGTCGGCAGCTTCAAATTCCTCCCAGGATAAGTCGGCAGCTTCAAATTCCTCCCGGGACAAGTCGGCAGCTGCAAGTTCCTCCCGGGACAAGTCGGCAGCTGCAAGTTCCTCCCGAGACAAGTCGGCAGCAGCTGCAAGTTCATCCCGAGACAAGTCGGTAGCTTCAAATTCTTCTGAGCATCCATCCGAACCTAAACGTAAACATGGACGTGAATCTAAACATCATTGGACTGTTGATGCCATAG CAATAGGAGAAGCAGCTGGACTCCTTGCAGGAGTTTGTGGGCAATTGGCCACTGATTGTGTAGCATTTCCAATCAGTTTTGAAAAGTGGTCAGACATTCCAGCAagcttttttgaaaatcaatggaATATTTTTTTCCTA GCTCGATTTTACTTCAAAGTGAGTGATAACTTGGCCAAACGATTTATGCTGCAATCACTTGGCAAAAAATGGAGGGAACATAGGATAAAGCTTTGGAATGATTTTTATGATCCGAGGTTGAGTAAAACCGAGATCATAAATAATGCACCAGAAGATATTGCTCCAGATCAGTGGGCTCTATTTGTAGAATATCGTTTGAAGCCTGAAACTCAG AAACTTTGTAAGAGGAATCAAGAAATTCGGCAAAAACAAATAATTCCTCATACTTCAGGTGCTAAATCAATTGCAAGAAGAAGGGCTGAATTG ACGGAAGAGACGGGAAAAGAAGTTAGTAGGGTTCAAATGTGGGACATCACTCACAAGAAAATAGATGAAAGTTATGTTAATGAAAAGGCTAAAGAAATAGCG gaAAAGATTGAAGCACATAGTAGCCAACAACCGATGGAATCAACTGTTAATTCTCCTCTTGATGCTCTTAGAGTAGTTTTTGGGAAAGAGCACCCTGGTCGTGTTCGAGGTTTAGGTATGGGAGCTGTTCCAACAATTGCTTTCAAGAACAACACTACAAGGATTAGTCAAATGAATTTAGGTTCTTCAAATGATGTTGGCACATCATCTACTTGTGGTCCAAATGTGCAAGAAGAGTTAGATGCCGTTAAAGCGCAATTGCAAGTCTCCTATATTGCTTCTAAGGAAGGAGGTAAAATTCCAATACAATTGGCTGGAATGTTCCCTACTCAACAAGTTTCACAG ggaTTGGATCAGGAGAGTGAGATTCCATCACCAAAAGAGTTAGGAAGTAGGTCTTCTGGAGCAAGCAACAAGGAAGCATGA
- the LOC112772730 gene encoding uncharacterized protein isoform X2, producing the protein MKMMKHARMSHDMPKQKRYKNLLKAAAANSSQDKSIVVANSSGDKSAASNASQVKSAAAANSSRETSAATNFSRDKLAAAANSSRDKSAASNSSQDKSAASNSSRDKSAAASSSRDKSAAASSSRDKSAAAASSSRDKSVASNSSEHPSEPKRKHGRESKHHWTVDAIDEYENSTRLHLLAKDVHNLPEGLRIVVNFDKYHAAIGEAAGLLAGVCGQLATDCVAFPISFEKWSDIPASFFENQWNIFFLARFYFKVSDNLAKRFMLQSLGKKWREHRIKLWNDFYDPRLSKTEIINNAPEDIAPDQWALFVEYRLKPETQKLCKRNQEIRQKQIIPHTSGAKSIARRRAELTEETGKEVSRVQMWDITHKKIDESYVNEKAKEIAEKIEAHSSQQPMESTVNSPLDALRVVFGKEHPGRVRGLGMGAVPTIAFKNNTTRISQMNLGSSNDVGTSSTCGPNVQEELDAVKAQLQVSYIASKEGGKIPIQLAGMFPTQQVSQGLDQESEIPSPKELGSRSSGASNKEA; encoded by the exons ATGAAGATGATGAAGCATGCGAGAATGAGCCATG ATATGCCAAAGCAAAAGAGGTACAAGAATCTACTTAAAGCAGCAGCTGCAAATTCTTCACAAGACAAGTCAATTGTAGTTGCAAATTCATCCGGAGACAAGTCGGCAGCTTCAAATGCATCACAAGTCAAGTCCGCAGCAGCTGCAAATTCCTCTCGAGAGACATCGGCAGCTACAAATTTCTCCCGAGACAAGTTGGCAGCAGCTGCAAATTCCTCCCGAGACAAGTCGGCAGCTTCAAATTCCTCCCAGGATAAGTCGGCAGCTTCAAATTCCTCCCGGGACAAGTCGGCAGCTGCAAGTTCCTCCCGGGACAAGTCGGCAGCTGCAAGTTCCTCCCGAGACAAGTCGGCAGCAGCTGCAAGTTCATCCCGAGACAAGTCGGTAGCTTCAAATTCTTCTGAGCATCCATCCGAACCTAAACGTAAACATGGACGTGAATCTAAACATCATTGGACTGTTGATGCCATAG ATGAATACGAAAATAGTACACGCCTTCATTTATTAGCGAAGGATGTGCATAATTTGCCAGAAGGTTTGCGCATAGTCGTCAATTTTGATAAGTATCATGCAGCAATAGGAGAAGCAGCTGGACTCCTTGCAGGAGTTTGTGGGCAATTGGCCACTGATTGTGTAGCATTTCCAATCAGTTTTGAAAAGTGGTCAGACATTCCAGCAagcttttttgaaaatcaatggaATATTTTTTTCCTA GCTCGATTTTACTTCAAAGTGAGTGATAACTTGGCCAAACGATTTATGCTGCAATCACTTGGCAAAAAATGGAGGGAACATAGGATAAAGCTTTGGAATGATTTTTATGATCCGAGGTTGAGTAAAACCGAGATCATAAATAATGCACCAGAAGATATTGCTCCAGATCAGTGGGCTCTATTTGTAGAATATCGTTTGAAGCCTGAAACTCAG AAACTTTGTAAGAGGAATCAAGAAATTCGGCAAAAACAAATAATTCCTCATACTTCAGGTGCTAAATCAATTGCAAGAAGAAGGGCTGAATTG ACGGAAGAGACGGGAAAAGAAGTTAGTAGGGTTCAAATGTGGGACATCACTCACAAGAAAATAGATGAAAGTTATGTTAATGAAAAGGCTAAAGAAATAGCG gaAAAGATTGAAGCACATAGTAGCCAACAACCGATGGAATCAACTGTTAATTCTCCTCTTGATGCTCTTAGAGTAGTTTTTGGGAAAGAGCACCCTGGTCGTGTTCGAGGTTTAGGTATGGGAGCTGTTCCAACAATTGCTTTCAAGAACAACACTACAAGGATTAGTCAAATGAATTTAGGTTCTTCAAATGATGTTGGCACATCATCTACTTGTGGTCCAAATGTGCAAGAAGAGTTAGATGCCGTTAAAGCGCAATTGCAAGTCTCCTATATTGCTTCTAAGGAAGGAGGTAAAATTCCAATACAATTGGCTGGAATGTTCCCTACTCAACAAGTTTCACAG ggaTTGGATCAGGAGAGTGAGATTCCATCACCAAAAGAGTTAGGAAGTAGGTCTTCTGGAGCAAGCAACAAGGAAGCATGA
- the LOC112772730 gene encoding uncharacterized protein isoform X3, with amino-acid sequence MSNCSLNMPKQKRYKNLLKAAAANSSQDKSIVVANSSGDKSAASNASQVKSAAAANSSRETSAATNFSRDKLAAAANSSRDKSAASNSSQDKSAASNSSRDKSAAASSSRDKSAAASSSRDKSAAAASSSRDKSVASNSSEHPSEPKRKHGRESKHHWTVDAIDEYENSTRLHLLAKDVHNLPEGLRIVVNFDKYHAAIGEAAGLLAGVCGQLATDCVAFPISFEKWSDIPASFFENQWNIFFLARFYFKVSDNLAKRFMLQSLGKKWREHRIKLWNDFYDPRLSKTEIINNAPEDIAPDQWALFVEYRLKPETQKLCKRNQEIRQKQIIPHTSGAKSIARRRAELTEETGKEVSRVQMWDITHKKIDESYVNEKAKEIAEKIEAHSSQQPMESTVNSPLDALRVVFGKEHPGRVRGLGMGAVPTIAFKNNTTRISQMNLGSSNDVGTSSTCGPNVQEELDAVKAQLQVSYIASKEGGKIPIQLAGMFPTQQVSQGLDQESEIPSPKELGSRSSGASNKEA; translated from the exons ATGTCAAACTGTTCAttga ATATGCCAAAGCAAAAGAGGTACAAGAATCTACTTAAAGCAGCAGCTGCAAATTCTTCACAAGACAAGTCAATTGTAGTTGCAAATTCATCCGGAGACAAGTCGGCAGCTTCAAATGCATCACAAGTCAAGTCCGCAGCAGCTGCAAATTCCTCTCGAGAGACATCGGCAGCTACAAATTTCTCCCGAGACAAGTTGGCAGCAGCTGCAAATTCCTCCCGAGACAAGTCGGCAGCTTCAAATTCCTCCCAGGATAAGTCGGCAGCTTCAAATTCCTCCCGGGACAAGTCGGCAGCTGCAAGTTCCTCCCGGGACAAGTCGGCAGCTGCAAGTTCCTCCCGAGACAAGTCGGCAGCAGCTGCAAGTTCATCCCGAGACAAGTCGGTAGCTTCAAATTCTTCTGAGCATCCATCCGAACCTAAACGTAAACATGGACGTGAATCTAAACATCATTGGACTGTTGATGCCATAG ATGAATACGAAAATAGTACACGCCTTCATTTATTAGCGAAGGATGTGCATAATTTGCCAGAAGGTTTGCGCATAGTCGTCAATTTTGATAAGTATCATGCAGCAATAGGAGAAGCAGCTGGACTCCTTGCAGGAGTTTGTGGGCAATTGGCCACTGATTGTGTAGCATTTCCAATCAGTTTTGAAAAGTGGTCAGACATTCCAGCAagcttttttgaaaatcaatggaATATTTTTTTCCTA GCTCGATTTTACTTCAAAGTGAGTGATAACTTGGCCAAACGATTTATGCTGCAATCACTTGGCAAAAAATGGAGGGAACATAGGATAAAGCTTTGGAATGATTTTTATGATCCGAGGTTGAGTAAAACCGAGATCATAAATAATGCACCAGAAGATATTGCTCCAGATCAGTGGGCTCTATTTGTAGAATATCGTTTGAAGCCTGAAACTCAG AAACTTTGTAAGAGGAATCAAGAAATTCGGCAAAAACAAATAATTCCTCATACTTCAGGTGCTAAATCAATTGCAAGAAGAAGGGCTGAATTG ACGGAAGAGACGGGAAAAGAAGTTAGTAGGGTTCAAATGTGGGACATCACTCACAAGAAAATAGATGAAAGTTATGTTAATGAAAAGGCTAAAGAAATAGCG gaAAAGATTGAAGCACATAGTAGCCAACAACCGATGGAATCAACTGTTAATTCTCCTCTTGATGCTCTTAGAGTAGTTTTTGGGAAAGAGCACCCTGGTCGTGTTCGAGGTTTAGGTATGGGAGCTGTTCCAACAATTGCTTTCAAGAACAACACTACAAGGATTAGTCAAATGAATTTAGGTTCTTCAAATGATGTTGGCACATCATCTACTTGTGGTCCAAATGTGCAAGAAGAGTTAGATGCCGTTAAAGCGCAATTGCAAGTCTCCTATATTGCTTCTAAGGAAGGAGGTAAAATTCCAATACAATTGGCTGGAATGTTCCCTACTCAACAAGTTTCACAG ggaTTGGATCAGGAGAGTGAGATTCCATCACCAAAAGAGTTAGGAAGTAGGTCTTCTGGAGCAAGCAACAAGGAAGCATGA
- the LOC112772730 gene encoding uncharacterized protein isoform X6, which yields MPKQKRYKNLLKAAAANSSQDKSIVVANSSGDKSAASNASQVKSAAAANSSRETSAATNFSRDKLAAAANSSRDKSAASNSSQDKSAASNSSRDKSAAASSSRDKSAAASSSRDKSAAAASSSRDKSVASNSSEHPSEPKRKHGRESKHHWTVDAIAIGEAAGLLAGVCGQLATDCVAFPISFEKWSDIPASFFENQWNIFFLARFYFKVSDNLAKRFMLQSLGKKWREHRIKLWNDFYDPRLSKTEIINNAPEDIAPDQWALFVEYRLKPETQKLCKRNQEIRQKQIIPHTSGAKSIARRRAELTEETGKEVSRVQMWDITHKKIDESYVNEKAKEIAEKIEAHSSQQPMESTVNSPLDALRVVFGKEHPGRVRGLGMGAVPTIAFKNNTTRISQMNLGSSNDVGTSSTCGPNVQEELDAVKAQLQVSYIASKEGGKIPIQLAGMFPTQQVSQGLDQESEIPSPKELGSRSSGASNKEA from the exons ATGCCAAAGCAAAAGAGGTACAAGAATCTACTTAAAGCAGCAGCTGCAAATTCTTCACAAGACAAGTCAATTGTAGTTGCAAATTCATCCGGAGACAAGTCGGCAGCTTCAAATGCATCACAAGTCAAGTCCGCAGCAGCTGCAAATTCCTCTCGAGAGACATCGGCAGCTACAAATTTCTCCCGAGACAAGTTGGCAGCAGCTGCAAATTCCTCCCGAGACAAGTCGGCAGCTTCAAATTCCTCCCAGGATAAGTCGGCAGCTTCAAATTCCTCCCGGGACAAGTCGGCAGCTGCAAGTTCCTCCCGGGACAAGTCGGCAGCTGCAAGTTCCTCCCGAGACAAGTCGGCAGCAGCTGCAAGTTCATCCCGAGACAAGTCGGTAGCTTCAAATTCTTCTGAGCATCCATCCGAACCTAAACGTAAACATGGACGTGAATCTAAACATCATTGGACTGTTGATGCCATAG CAATAGGAGAAGCAGCTGGACTCCTTGCAGGAGTTTGTGGGCAATTGGCCACTGATTGTGTAGCATTTCCAATCAGTTTTGAAAAGTGGTCAGACATTCCAGCAagcttttttgaaaatcaatggaATATTTTTTTCCTA GCTCGATTTTACTTCAAAGTGAGTGATAACTTGGCCAAACGATTTATGCTGCAATCACTTGGCAAAAAATGGAGGGAACATAGGATAAAGCTTTGGAATGATTTTTATGATCCGAGGTTGAGTAAAACCGAGATCATAAATAATGCACCAGAAGATATTGCTCCAGATCAGTGGGCTCTATTTGTAGAATATCGTTTGAAGCCTGAAACTCAG AAACTTTGTAAGAGGAATCAAGAAATTCGGCAAAAACAAATAATTCCTCATACTTCAGGTGCTAAATCAATTGCAAGAAGAAGGGCTGAATTG ACGGAAGAGACGGGAAAAGAAGTTAGTAGGGTTCAAATGTGGGACATCACTCACAAGAAAATAGATGAAAGTTATGTTAATGAAAAGGCTAAAGAAATAGCG gaAAAGATTGAAGCACATAGTAGCCAACAACCGATGGAATCAACTGTTAATTCTCCTCTTGATGCTCTTAGAGTAGTTTTTGGGAAAGAGCACCCTGGTCGTGTTCGAGGTTTAGGTATGGGAGCTGTTCCAACAATTGCTTTCAAGAACAACACTACAAGGATTAGTCAAATGAATTTAGGTTCTTCAAATGATGTTGGCACATCATCTACTTGTGGTCCAAATGTGCAAGAAGAGTTAGATGCCGTTAAAGCGCAATTGCAAGTCTCCTATATTGCTTCTAAGGAAGGAGGTAAAATTCCAATACAATTGGCTGGAATGTTCCCTACTCAACAAGTTTCACAG ggaTTGGATCAGGAGAGTGAGATTCCATCACCAAAAGAGTTAGGAAGTAGGTCTTCTGGAGCAAGCAACAAGGAAGCATGA
- the LOC112772730 gene encoding uncharacterized protein isoform X4: MPKQKRYKNLLKAAAANSSQDKSIVVANSSGDKSAASNASQVKSAAAANSSRETSAATNFSRDKLAAAANSSRDKSAASNSSQDKSAASNSSRDKSAAASSSRDKSAAASSSRDKSAAAASSSRDKSVASNSSEHPSEPKRKHGRESKHHWTVDAIDEYENSTRLHLLAKDVHNLPEGLRIVVNFDKYHAAIGEAAGLLAGVCGQLATDCVAFPISFEKWSDIPASFFENQWNIFFLARFYFKVSDNLAKRFMLQSLGKKWREHRIKLWNDFYDPRLSKTEIINNAPEDIAPDQWALFVEYRLKPETQKLCKRNQEIRQKQIIPHTSGAKSIARRRAELTEETGKEVSRVQMWDITHKKIDESYVNEKAKEIAEKIEAHSSQQPMESTVNSPLDALRVVFGKEHPGRVRGLGMGAVPTIAFKNNTTRISQMNLGSSNDVGTSSTCGPNVQEELDAVKAQLQVSYIASKEGGKIPIQLAGMFPTQQVSQGLDQESEIPSPKELGSRSSGASNKEA, from the exons ATGCCAAAGCAAAAGAGGTACAAGAATCTACTTAAAGCAGCAGCTGCAAATTCTTCACAAGACAAGTCAATTGTAGTTGCAAATTCATCCGGAGACAAGTCGGCAGCTTCAAATGCATCACAAGTCAAGTCCGCAGCAGCTGCAAATTCCTCTCGAGAGACATCGGCAGCTACAAATTTCTCCCGAGACAAGTTGGCAGCAGCTGCAAATTCCTCCCGAGACAAGTCGGCAGCTTCAAATTCCTCCCAGGATAAGTCGGCAGCTTCAAATTCCTCCCGGGACAAGTCGGCAGCTGCAAGTTCCTCCCGGGACAAGTCGGCAGCTGCAAGTTCCTCCCGAGACAAGTCGGCAGCAGCTGCAAGTTCATCCCGAGACAAGTCGGTAGCTTCAAATTCTTCTGAGCATCCATCCGAACCTAAACGTAAACATGGACGTGAATCTAAACATCATTGGACTGTTGATGCCATAG ATGAATACGAAAATAGTACACGCCTTCATTTATTAGCGAAGGATGTGCATAATTTGCCAGAAGGTTTGCGCATAGTCGTCAATTTTGATAAGTATCATGCAGCAATAGGAGAAGCAGCTGGACTCCTTGCAGGAGTTTGTGGGCAATTGGCCACTGATTGTGTAGCATTTCCAATCAGTTTTGAAAAGTGGTCAGACATTCCAGCAagcttttttgaaaatcaatggaATATTTTTTTCCTA GCTCGATTTTACTTCAAAGTGAGTGATAACTTGGCCAAACGATTTATGCTGCAATCACTTGGCAAAAAATGGAGGGAACATAGGATAAAGCTTTGGAATGATTTTTATGATCCGAGGTTGAGTAAAACCGAGATCATAAATAATGCACCAGAAGATATTGCTCCAGATCAGTGGGCTCTATTTGTAGAATATCGTTTGAAGCCTGAAACTCAG AAACTTTGTAAGAGGAATCAAGAAATTCGGCAAAAACAAATAATTCCTCATACTTCAGGTGCTAAATCAATTGCAAGAAGAAGGGCTGAATTG ACGGAAGAGACGGGAAAAGAAGTTAGTAGGGTTCAAATGTGGGACATCACTCACAAGAAAATAGATGAAAGTTATGTTAATGAAAAGGCTAAAGAAATAGCG gaAAAGATTGAAGCACATAGTAGCCAACAACCGATGGAATCAACTGTTAATTCTCCTCTTGATGCTCTTAGAGTAGTTTTTGGGAAAGAGCACCCTGGTCGTGTTCGAGGTTTAGGTATGGGAGCTGTTCCAACAATTGCTTTCAAGAACAACACTACAAGGATTAGTCAAATGAATTTAGGTTCTTCAAATGATGTTGGCACATCATCTACTTGTGGTCCAAATGTGCAAGAAGAGTTAGATGCCGTTAAAGCGCAATTGCAAGTCTCCTATATTGCTTCTAAGGAAGGAGGTAAAATTCCAATACAATTGGCTGGAATGTTCCCTACTCAACAAGTTTCACAG ggaTTGGATCAGGAGAGTGAGATTCCATCACCAAAAGAGTTAGGAAGTAGGTCTTCTGGAGCAAGCAACAAGGAAGCATGA
- the LOC112772730 gene encoding uncharacterized protein isoform X1 gives MSIDKSWIGKPRNTHEYKDGLNKFLDFAFEHRSLRGRQIKCPCPVCGFGKWQTREKVFEHLIVKPFPENYKVWYWHGEEAVGVGSQAHQTSQIVQDDSTSQHPMVTMLNDAFGVARPDLNEDGDGDEYNIEDGDGDEDNIEDAENKEHNGENVEFYKLLEDGNEQLYEGCTKYSKLSFLISLYHIKCLYRISDKAMTEILKLIKDAFGNAKISNTFYEAKKTINKLGLNYTKIPACPNDCMLYWEEDEDLQECKRCNTSKWSDAKKKKPAKILRYFPLKPRLQRLFMCSKTAQSMQWHASAEKKDSKMRHPRDSEAWKTFDLLHDKFAEDPRNVRLGLAADGFNPFGALRTNYSVWPVVLIPYNRPPWECMKPTSLILSMIIPGEKMPGNNIDVYLQPLIKELKELWYDGVQTLDRFKNEMFTLRAALMWTISDFSGLGNLSGWNVHSKYACPTCNFNTDSYRLKHGGKWYFLGHRRFLERGHKFRLSRAKFNRKVELRDSPAALTGSEILEQLEGINVSFGKELQASKGKRTRRKVVEEDDESGMWRKKSIFFYLPYWESNLLRHNLDVMHIEKNVCDNVLYTLLNETGRSKDNLKARKDLKEMGIRKDLWPDENGRYHPSLFTMSNSMKDIFLRTIKNIRVPDGLSSNISRCVDLKQRKLSGLKSHDCHVLMQQLLPIAIRNVLPDKVTAVLIELSSFFQQLCSKSLSLIELEKLQPRIIITLCHLEMLFPPSFFTIMVHLTCHLVDEAKLGGPVHYRWMYPIER, from the coding sequence ATGTCAATCGATAAGTCATGGATTGGAAAACCACGAAACACGCACGAGTATAAAGATGGTCTAAACAAGTTTTTGGATTTCGCTTTTGAGCATCGATCTCTCAGGGGTCGTCAAATTAAATGCCCTTGTCCGGTGTGTGGTTTTGGCAAGTGGCAAACAAGAGAGAAAGTTTTTGAACATTTAATAGTCAAGCCATTTCCAGAAAACTACAAAGTTTGGTATTGGCATGGTGAAGAAGCAGTTGGAGTTGGGTCACAAGCTCATCAAACTAGTCAAATTGTACAAGATGATTCGACATCTCAACATCCAATGGTAACAATGCTCAATGATGCGTTTGGAGTTGCTAGACCTGACTTGAATGAAGATGGAGATGGAGATGAATACAACATAGAAGATGGAGATGGAGATGAAGACAATATAGAagatgcagaaaataaagagcacAATGGAGAAAATGTAGAATTTTACAAGTTGTTGGAAGATGGTAATGAGCAATTGTATGAAGGGTGCACAAAGTATTCAAAACTGTCTTTCTTGATTAGTCTGTATCACATAAAGTGCTTATACAGAATAAGTGACAAAGCCATGACCGAAATCCTCAAGTTAATAAAAGATGCTTTTGGAAATGCGAAGATTTCAAACACATTCTATGAGGCCAAGAAAACCATAAACAAACTAGGGCTTAATTATACCAAGATACCTGCTTGCCCTAATGACTGCATGTTATATTGGGAGGAGGATGAAGATTTGCAAGAATGCAAAAGATGCAATACATCTAAATGGAGTGATGCTAAAAAGAAGAAACCGGCAAAGATCTTGCGATACTTTCCACTAAAACCGAGACTTCAGCGATTATTCATGTGTTCTAAGACTGCACAATCAATGCAATGGCATGCTTCGGCAGAAAAGAAAGATTCGAAGATGAGGCATCCGCGGGATTCTGAAGCTTGGAAGACATTCGATTTACTTCATGATAAGTTTGCCGAAGATCCTCGAAATGTACGTCTTGGTCTTGCAGCTGATGGATTCAACCCTTTTGGAGCTTTGCGTACAAACTATAGCGTTTGGCCAGTGGTGCTTATTCCATACAATCGACCTCCATGGGAGTGCATGAAGCCAACATCACTTATCTTGTCAATGATTATTCCTGGAGAGAAAATGCCGGGGAACAACATAGACGTATACTTACAACCTCTTATCAAAGAGTTAAAAGAGTTGTGGTATGATGGTGTTCAAACATTAGATAGGTTCAAGAATGAAATGTTTACATTGCGAGCAGCATTAATGTGGACAATTAGTGATTTTTCAGGCCTTGGTAACCTATCTGGGTGGAACGTACACAGTAAATATGCTTGTCCCACATGTAACTTCAACACTgattcatatagattaaagcatggTGGAAAATGGTATTTTTTGGGGCATCGCCGTTTCTTAGAAAGGGGTCATAAGTTTAGGCTAAGTCGTGCAAAATTTAATAGAAAAGTTGAGTTGAGAGATTCCCCAGCAGCACTAACAGGGTCAGAAATATTGGAACAACTTGAAGGCATCAATGTTTCATTCGGGAAGGAACTACAGGCAAGTAAAGGTAAGAGGACTCGACGAAAAGTtgttgaagaagatgatgaatcggGGATGTGGAGGAAGAAAagcatatttttttatcttccttATTGGGAGTCTAACTTATTGCGCCACAATCTAGATGTTATGCATATTGAAAAGAATGTTTGCGACAATGTGTTATACACCTTGCTCAATGAGACTGGAAGGTCAAAGGATAATCTCAAAGCTCGTAAGGATCTTAAAGAAATGGGTATAAGAAAAGATTTATGGCCAGATGAAAATGGGAGATATCATCCATCTTTGTTCACAATGTCAAATTCGATGAAAGATATATTCTTGCGTACTATAAAGAATATTAGAGTACCAGATGGTCTCTCGAGTAATATTTCACGGTGTGTTGACCTGAAGCAAAGAAAGCTCTCTGGATTGAAGAGCCATGATTGTCACGTCCTTATGCAGCAACTATTACCCATTGCCATACGTAATGTGCTACCAGATAAAGTTACTGCAGTGCTAATAGAGTTGTCTTCATTCTTTCAACAGTTGTGCTCTAAAAGCTTAAGTCTTATTGAACTTGAGAAGCTCCAACCTCGAATAATCATTACCCTTTGTCATTTAGAAATGTtgttccctccttctttctttacAATCATGGTTCATTTAACCTGTCATCTAGTTGATGAAGCAAAACTTGGAGGACCAGTACACTATAGGTGGATGTATCCTATTGAGAGGTAA